GCAAGGGATAACCGAGAAAACCAAAGGTGCTCAGGTCCTTGCCGTGCAGCTGCTCCTGCTGCTCTTTATAGGACGGCACGCGTTCCAACCAACTGAGCGGGCAGATCATCGACAGCAGCAGGTGCAATTCGGCGTGCTCAGGGACTTGCGACTGGATAAACAGGGTCGCCGAGCTGGGGCTGACGCCGGCAGCCAGCCAGTCCACCGCCATGTCCATGACGCGCTGGGACAGCGGGCCGACATCGTCGTAATCAGTGGTCAGAGCGTGTAGATCAACGATGCAGAAGAAGCATTCATAGGTGTGTTGCAGCTTCACCCAGTTCTTCAGCACGCCCTGATAATGCCCCAGGTGCAGCAGACCACTTGGGCGCATGCCAGACAGCACGCGGCGTTCAGCGTCAACAAGACTCAAAACGGATTACCTGAATAATCGAAAGAGCTCGATTATATATAGCCAGGCTCAAAGGTCATCCGTAAAAGGCGACGGATCACCACACCCTACGCGAATCACCTCGGGCTCATCGTCGGTCAGGCTGACCACGGTGGAGGCCTCCAGACCGCCAAAGCCGCCGTCGATGATCAGGTCGACCTGATGTTCAAGCATCTGGCGCATTTCATAAGGGTCGCTCATCGGCAACGTTTCGCCCGGCAGAATCAGACTGACGCTCATCAGCGGCTCATCCAGCTCGGCCAGCAAGGCCATGGCAATCGGGTGGCTGGGCACGCGCAGACCAATGGTGCGGCGTTTGGCATGCAGCAGCATGCGCGGCACCTCACGGGTGGCATTAAGAATAAAAGTGTAAGGCCCCGGCGTGTGACTCTTGAGCAGGCGGAAGGCGGCGGTATCGACCTTGGCAAAGGTGCTGAGCTGCGACAGATCGCGGCATACCAGGGTGAAGTTGTGTTTGTCGTCCAGTTGGCGCAGGCGGCGAATACGCTCAACGGCGCTCTTGTCGCCAATATGGCAGCCCACGGCATAGGAGGAGTCGGTCGGATAGATCACCACCCCGCCGTTGCGGATGATCTCCACGGCCTGCTTGATCAGGCGCGCTTGCGGGTTTTCCGGATGAATCTGGAAGAATTGGCTCACGCTTAGTCCCTGGTCAAATTGCAGTAGGCTGCTGGACATGTTGAAACCGTGCCCACAGGGGCGGTAGATCCTCAGGCACCGGGCGATAGACGCCCAGCTCAGACCACTGGCCTGGCGCGTGGAAATCACTGCCTGCGGTGGCGAACATGCCGAACTCCCTCGCCAGAATCGCCAGACTGCCAACCTGTTCGGCCGGCTGCATACCGTTGACCACTTCCAGCGAATGCCCGCCGGCGCCGACAAAATCAGCGATCAACTTGCGTCGTTTACTCCGAGTAAAGTCGTACTGCCAGGGATGCGCCAGGCTCACCCAAGCGCCAGCGCGGCGCAGGGTATCCACGGCCTGGGCCAGCTCCGGCCAGTGCTGTTTGACATCACCCAGCTTGCCCGAGCCCAGCCACTTGCGAAACGCTTCGGCGCGATCCTTTACATATCCGCTGCGCACCAGAAAGTCAGCAAAGTGAGGGCGTGCCGGGGCATTGCCGCTATCACCCAGTTCCTGCTGCATGGCCCGCGCGCCTTCGAGCGCGCCCGGCATGCCTTTGGCCTCCAGACGCTTGGCGATTTCCGCAGCGCGCAACCAACGCCCCTCGTGCAGCTCGGCAATGGCTTGCTGCAACGCCGGCGCATCGCGGTTGAAGGCGTAGCCCAGCACATGAATGGTCGCACCGCCCCAGGTGCAGGACAGCTCGATGCCGTTGACCAACTGCATGCCCAGCGCCTGCGCTGCGGCGCCAGCTTCATCAAGGCCATCGAGGGTGTCGTGATCGGTCAACGCCAGCAAACGCACACCGCGCTCGAACGCCCGCGCCACCAAAACAGCCGGCGCAAGTGCGCCATCTGAAGCGGTGCTGTGGCAATGCAAATCAACATCCATAAGGGGCGCTTTCCGAGTCATTTATGTTTGTTATTATGCCGCCAGATGTGGATTCTTGCTGGCTTGCGCCAATATTTCCTCGACTTTGCCTGACCAGGCTGCTTTTCTCCCCTGGCGCTGATCCGCGCCAACCACCGTATTAAGGATTGAGATGCTCTACGCGATCATTGCCACCGATGTGCAGAACTCCCTGGAAAACCGCCTGAGTGCCCGCCCGGCCCACCTTGCGCGCCTGGAGCAGCTGAAAACCGAAGGTCGCCTGATCCTCGCCGGCCCACACCCAGCCGTCGACAGCAATGACCCAGGCCCCGCAGGCTTTTCCGGCAGCCTGATCGTCGCCGAGTTCGAATCGCTGCTGGTCGCGCAGCAATGGGCCGATGCCGACCCCTACCGCGCAGCCGGCGTGTATGCCTCGGTACTGGTAAAACCTTTCAAACTGGTCTTGCCTTGAGCCAATACCCTCGCTGAATAACCCATAACAACAATTACAAAGATAGGAGTTCCGATGCGTCCAGGCCCGCTGTTTCTGCTCTTGACCCTGTGCTTGCCAGCCGTCACCCAGGCCGAGGAAAGCCCGCCGCAACCCTTGGCAGAAGCCACTTCGGCGCAGACGCAGATCGATGAACTGGAGCAGCGACTGGCGCTCAGCGAAGAACAGCGTGCAGCCCTCAGCGCTGAGCTGCAGAACAGCAGCAATGAACGTGACACCTTACAGCTGCAGCGCCTGCGCCAGGAAAACCAGCGCCTTAAACTGCAGCTGAAAAAAGCCCAGGCCAGCGCCCCACAGCCACTGATCAGCGAACAGCAGATGTGGTTTGCCACGGGCGCCGGAGCCGGCCTGCTCGGGGTGATTATCGGCGCGTTCCTGCGCCGTGGCCGCCGTTCACGCAGCGAGTGGCTCAACTGACCCATGAGTGATCTGCTGTTAATCGACGACGACGTCGAACTCTGCGAACTGCTGACCAGTTGGCTAACCCAGGAAGGCTTTCAGGTCAGCGCCTGCCACGACGGCCACAGCGCCCGCAGCGCTCTCGCCAAGCACAGTCCGGATGCCGTGGTACTGGACGTGATGCTGCCCGATGGTAGCGGCCTGGAGCTGCTCAAGCAGTTGCGCAGCGACCACCCGGAACTTCCGGTGCTGATGCTTTCGGCCCGTGGCGAGCCGCTGGACCGGATTCTCGGCCTGGAGCTGGGCGCTGACGACTATCTGGCCAAACCTTGCGATCCCCGCGAACTGACTGCACGCTTGCGCGCCGTCTTGCGCCGCAGCCTGCCAGCTACGCCCAGCAGCCCGCTCGACCTCGGCGACCTGCATTACAGCCAGGCCCGCGGCACCG
This DNA window, taken from Pseudomonas sp. SG20056, encodes the following:
- a CDS encoding L-threonylcarbamoyladenylate synthase, whose protein sequence is MSQFFQIHPENPQARLIKQAVEIIRNGGVVIYPTDSSYAVGCHIGDKSAVERIRRLRQLDDKHNFTLVCRDLSQLSTFAKVDTAAFRLLKSHTPGPYTFILNATREVPRMLLHAKRRTIGLRVPSHPIAMALLAELDEPLMSVSLILPGETLPMSDPYEMRQMLEHQVDLIIDGGFGGLEASTVVSLTDDEPEVIRVGCGDPSPFTDDL
- a CDS encoding PHP domain-containing protein, which translates into the protein MDVDLHCHSTASDGALAPAVLVARAFERGVRLLALTDHDTLDGLDEAGAAAQALGMQLVNGIELSCTWGGATIHVLGYAFNRDAPALQQAIAELHEGRWLRAAEIAKRLEAKGMPGALEGARAMQQELGDSGNAPARPHFADFLVRSGYVKDRAEAFRKWLGSGKLGDVKQHWPELAQAVDTLRRAGAWVSLAHPWQYDFTRSKRRKLIADFVGAGGHSLEVVNGMQPAEQVGSLAILAREFGMFATAGSDFHAPGQWSELGVYRPVPEDLPPLWARFQHVQQPTAI
- a CDS encoding YciI family protein; this encodes MLYAIIATDVQNSLENRLSARPAHLARLEQLKTEGRLILAGPHPAVDSNDPGPAGFSGSLIVAEFESLLVAQQWADADPYRAAGVYASVLVKPFKLVLP
- a CDS encoding translation initiation factor 2, with translation MRPGPLFLLLTLCLPAVTQAEESPPQPLAEATSAQTQIDELEQRLALSEEQRAALSAELQNSSNERDTLQLQRLRQENQRLKLQLKKAQASAPQPLISEQQMWFATGAGAGLLGVIIGAFLRRGRRSRSEWLN
- a CDS encoding response regulator transcription factor — translated: MSDLLLIDDDVELCELLTSWLTQEGFQVSACHDGHSARSALAKHSPDAVVLDVMLPDGSGLELLKQLRSDHPELPVLMLSARGEPLDRILGLELGADDYLAKPCDPRELTARLRAVLRRSLPATPSSPLDLGDLHYSQARGTVTLGEQEVLLTLSESRILEALLQHPGEPVDKQELAQLALGRKLTLYDRSLDMHVSNLRKKLGPHTDGRQRILALRSRGYYYSV